A region from the Desulfomarina profundi genome encodes:
- a CDS encoding alcohol dehydrogenase catalytic domain-containing protein, giving the protein MKLSLTGCRSLEYSPAAPAPQEKDNHVVLEVACCAICRTDAKMWNQGHRDLALPRVPGHEIAGFDNSGKLFTVWPGQACGQCRYCREGRENLCEDMRIIGFHSDGGFARFVSVPEDSLVAVTEKIEPRCLTFAEPVACVINGLSKFPTEPNSRVIIYGAAW; this is encoded by the coding sequence ATGAAGCTTTCACTCACCGGCTGCCGCAGCCTGGAATATTCCCCTGCCGCACCAGCTCCACAGGAAAAGGACAATCATGTTGTTCTTGAGGTTGCCTGCTGTGCAATCTGCCGCACCGATGCCAAGATGTGGAACCAGGGTCATCGCGACCTGGCCCTGCCCAGGGTCCCCGGCCATGAAATTGCAGGTTTTGACAACTCGGGAAAATTGTTTACCGTCTGGCCAGGCCAGGCCTGTGGGCAATGCCGCTACTGCAGGGAGGGACGGGAAAACCTCTGTGAGGATATGCGGATCATCGGCTTTCATTCCGACGGTGGCTTTGCCCGGTTTGTGTCCGTCCCCGAAGACAGCCTGGTTGCCGTCACTGAAAAAATCGAACCCCGCTGCCTGACCTTTGCTGAACCCGTCGCCTGCGTCATTAACGGATTATCAAAATTTCCCACGGAACCAAACTCACGGGTCATCATTTACGGGGCGGCGTGGTAG
- the cobT gene encoding nicotinate-nucleotide--dimethylbenzimidazole phosphoribosyltransferase: MLAALLCRERNCKITVVERSQEKISRLDTFAKEHDFTLCKDTVASDFDLALNCCDSHIAFSLCITKLRKGGRFIYFSGLEKNEEIETNLLNLIHYKELEIHGAYGPGRKHMEEAVSFCHRRQDNLEMLIEKCIGPEDVEGVLDHVLSGNGLKYIIDWSQKKIPGTAEPGAKKEAENNHRAAQKPVSLSPFLQDLTETIQPASTAVRDQAQKKVDLKTKPLGALGTIEKLAVQLAAIQHDLNPEINRKKMFVFAGDHGVVEEGVSAFPAKVTVQMVENFLAGGAAINAFCRQFAIELSVVDMGVNGDFDDHLMLIKKKIARGTDNFAVQPAMGNGRAIEAIESGAAVFLERNNPVPCDIVGMGEMGIGNTTSATAIISAVSGLSPARLTGRGTGVDNSGLERKIEVIEKSLTLHKPDPTDAIDLLAKIGGFELGGICGAVLAAASQQCCVVLDGVISTAAGLLAYLICPAIGDYLIAGHKSVEISQKTALEIMGLEPVIDLDMRLGEGTGAAITIDLVELSCRMMREMASFDDAGVSTAVTQ, encoded by the coding sequence ATGCTCGCGGCTCTTCTCTGCCGTGAACGAAACTGCAAAATAACGGTTGTGGAACGCAGCCAGGAAAAAATCTCCCGGCTTGATACTTTTGCAAAGGAACATGATTTTACACTCTGCAAAGATACGGTTGCCTCGGATTTTGATCTGGCTCTCAACTGCTGCGATTCGCATATAGCCTTTTCCCTCTGTATCACAAAACTGCGCAAGGGTGGTCGCTTTATTTACTTCAGTGGGCTGGAAAAAAATGAGGAGATAGAAACAAACCTGCTCAACCTGATCCATTATAAGGAGCTGGAAATTCACGGAGCTTATGGTCCGGGAAGAAAGCATATGGAGGAGGCAGTTTCATTCTGCCACCGCCGGCAGGATAACCTGGAAATGCTGATTGAAAAATGTATCGGACCTGAAGATGTTGAAGGGGTACTGGACCATGTTCTCTCTGGAAATGGTCTGAAATACATCATCGACTGGTCGCAAAAAAAAATCCCTGGAACTGCAGAACCGGGTGCGAAAAAAGAAGCGGAAAATAATCACAGGGCCGCGCAAAAGCCGGTTTCACTCTCACCTTTTCTCCAGGATCTTACCGAAACAATACAGCCTGCGTCCACCGCTGTCAGAGACCAGGCACAAAAAAAAGTTGATCTGAAAACAAAACCCTTGGGTGCCCTGGGAACTATCGAGAAACTTGCCGTGCAGCTTGCGGCGATCCAACATGATCTCAACCCGGAAATCAACAGAAAAAAGATGTTTGTCTTTGCAGGAGATCATGGGGTGGTTGAGGAAGGTGTTTCCGCCTTTCCCGCCAAGGTAACAGTGCAGATGGTAGAGAATTTCCTGGCGGGCGGAGCCGCGATCAATGCCTTCTGCCGCCAGTTTGCAATAGAGCTGTCCGTTGTTGACATGGGGGTAAACGGCGATTTTGATGATCATCTTATGCTGATTAAGAAAAAAATTGCCCGTGGAACAGACAATTTTGCGGTTCAGCCGGCCATGGGTAATGGTCGGGCAATTGAGGCCATCGAGAGCGGTGCCGCGGTTTTTCTCGAAAGAAACAATCCTGTCCCCTGCGATATCGTCGGAATGGGCGAGATGGGCATCGGCAACACCACAAGTGCCACAGCTATAATCAGTGCGGTTTCCGGTCTTTCTCCGGCACGGCTTACCGGCAGGGGTACCGGTGTGGACAACAGCGGACTGGAGCGCAAGATAGAAGTCATTGAAAAAAGCCTTACCCTCCACAAGCCTGACCCCACAGATGCCATAGACCTCCTGGCCAAAATCGGTGGTTTTGAGCTTGGTGGTATATGCGGAGCCGTACTGGCCGCCGCATCCCAACAATGCTGCGTGGTCCTGGATGGTGTTATCTCCACCGCAGCAGGCCTTCTCGCCTACCTGATCTGCCCTGCTATCGGAGATTACCTTATTGCCGGACATAAATCCGTTGAAATCAGCCAAAAAACCGCCCTGGAAATCATGGGACTTGAGCCGGTAATCGATCTCGATATGCGTCTGGGAGAAGGGACAGGCGCCGCCATAACTATTGACCTGGTCGAACTGTCCTGTCGAATGATGCGGGAAATGGCTTCCTTTGATGATGCGGGAGTTTCCACAGCTGTTACCCAATGA
- a CDS encoding alpha/beta fold hydrolase: MTETISIENRDGTQTSARIAGNVGSQAIVLLHGIGADHRMWDPQIQVLSQNGYYVLAPDLLGHGKTSKVSELNLENWEDQLLELLFYAGVSKCILVGVSMGGVIAQSFAMNYPEKIHKLILADTFGELKTCREKVLGFLQITAYSILKVSGHKILAKGMELTYKAPFAHMAKEYFCQMSLTADFEQLILARKAINKIKAIGKIDGDQISTLVLVGHQSGKSFVEINRKIADAITGSRFVILKNSMDPSNLVNETDFNREVLQFLQNPT, translated from the coding sequence ATGACAGAGACAATATCTATAGAAAACCGGGATGGCACTCAGACTTCTGCCCGGATAGCAGGTAATGTCGGAAGTCAGGCCATTGTTCTTCTTCACGGTATCGGGGCAGATCACAGAATGTGGGATCCGCAGATTCAGGTATTGTCACAAAATGGATATTATGTTCTGGCTCCTGACCTACTGGGCCACGGAAAAACCTCAAAGGTCAGTGAGTTAAATTTAGAAAATTGGGAAGATCAACTCCTCGAATTACTGTTTTATGCAGGAGTATCAAAATGTATTCTTGTCGGGGTGAGTATGGGGGGAGTAATCGCACAGTCATTTGCCATGAATTATCCGGAAAAAATCCACAAATTGATCCTGGCTGATACATTTGGGGAACTGAAGACCTGCCGGGAAAAAGTACTTGGTTTTCTGCAGATAACTGCTTACTCCATCCTTAAAGTATCAGGTCATAAAATATTGGCAAAAGGAATGGAGCTGACATATAAAGCACCATTTGCACACATGGCGAAAGAATATTTTTGTCAGATGAGTCTGACTGCTGACTTTGAGCAATTAATCCTTGCAAGAAAAGCAATCAACAAAATAAAGGCAATTGGAAAAATAGATGGTGATCAAATTTCTACACTTGTACTGGTTGGTCATCAGTCCGGAAAATCATTCGTTGAAATAAATCGGAAAATTGCCGATGCAATAACAGGTTCACGGTTTGTGATCTTAAAGAACTCGATGGATCCATCAAATCTGGTTAATGAAACTGATTTCAATCGGGAAGTACTACAATTTTTACAAAACCCGACTTAG
- a CDS encoding porin family protein: MRVKIFFISVIILVFCSAWSVYAEGNHRLGAGLHYWYALEDIDKDNVDDKGYALQFSYQYVTTSLLKIEADLDVLQEGYGGSDSTVFSPQAFLLLGKAVYAGAGVGINYSDGSFAESPFFALRAGVELEVLPALYVDINANYRFETWDFDAIKEDIDTDTITLGAQVRIEF; the protein is encoded by the coding sequence ATGAGAGTAAAAATATTTTTTATCAGCGTAATTATACTTGTATTCTGCAGTGCCTGGAGCGTGTATGCCGAAGGGAACCACAGGCTGGGTGCCGGCCTTCATTACTGGTACGCGCTTGAGGATATTGATAAGGACAATGTGGATGACAAGGGGTACGCGCTCCAGTTTTCATATCAGTATGTCACTACGAGTTTACTGAAAATCGAGGCGGATCTGGATGTGCTGCAGGAAGGATATGGTGGTTCGGACAGCACTGTTTTTTCACCCCAGGCCTTTTTGCTTCTTGGAAAAGCTGTTTATGCCGGAGCTGGTGTGGGAATAAATTATTCCGACGGCTCTTTTGCAGAAAGTCCGTTTTTTGCTCTTCGTGCAGGAGTTGAGCTGGAAGTCCTGCCGGCTCTCTATGTTGATATCAATGCCAATTACAGGTTTGAAACCTGGGATTTTGATGCGATAAAGGAAGATATCGACACGGACACCATAACGTTGGGTGCACAGGTTCGTATTGAATTTTGA
- a CDS encoding response regulator has protein sequence MLNFSRILPNSFSGRLIGMMFLSGFIPVIIFAVLMSIFGHRFIDETSHAIEQGQHDQWQRSRVILAQMAENFVRQKAMDVALQMSLYMEGHPEMNLEELQKDQVFRKIAIQPVGSTGYTVVIDSRAVVTRFHRDSQKENIKLSVFADEFPEFWKIIKTCLNGRYTSGYYKWKGADSKLRHKFMYIVPLGRQTADGVLLSVAATAYVDEFTRSIQATRDIFSGTTHLLMLTSKNLIQSMRSMGFLFMGISIVLLLGMAIVSGMYFSRAVRKLRNATKKVNQGDFSIRLQAGMTGEMDDLTEDFNRMVQNLAITTVKKEQLERKESELHALNKNLQQEISDRKHAEEKLRHYQDSLETLVSKRTEELVCTNERLVSEVEERKQAVEALHKNEQRMKAILRASPVGIGLLVNRKFIWINEMMVQLTGHEKEFLVGKDISLLYQKQEQYEQVGREFYGRVFQGEIGETVVCWVRKNSVVFDCSIRGYPLDPEDLSQGIIIAVADISEAKKLEEKLRQAQKMEAIGTLAGGVAHDLNNILSSIVSYPEYILLDLPKDSPIRKPLNTILKSGKQAVAIVQDLLTMARRGVAIAEVLNINTIIRNQLQSSEYCQFKRYHSRVDVVCRFDGNLANIKGSEAHLAKAVMNMINNSAEAMPEGGTITLVTENVVLHSPLKGYEVIEKGHYVKVTIEDEGVGISDEELLRIFEPFYSNKKLGRSGSGLGMAVVWGTVKDHRGFFDIESIQGKGTVFTLYLPVTDEEISETLPPLSIDRYQGNGERILVVDDSDSQREIAEHLLERLDFRVALAASGEEGVRYLKDNPVDLVVLDMIMEGMDGLETYRQMSAFKPDIKVVITSGFSENKRVRELQKLSGCQYIKKPYSLEQIGMAIKRALSGYVAQRVNKNT, from the coding sequence ATGCTGAATTTTTCCAGGATCCTGCCAAACAGTTTCAGTGGACGACTGATTGGGATGATGTTTTTATCCGGCTTTATTCCTGTAATTATTTTTGCTGTACTGATGAGCATTTTCGGCCATCGTTTTATTGACGAGACCTCTCACGCCATTGAGCAGGGACAGCACGATCAATGGCAGAGAAGCAGGGTTATTCTTGCCCAGATGGCAGAAAATTTTGTTCGTCAGAAGGCAATGGATGTTGCTTTGCAGATGAGTCTGTATATGGAGGGACATCCGGAGATGAACCTGGAAGAGTTGCAGAAAGATCAGGTTTTCAGGAAAATAGCCATCCAGCCCGTGGGCAGTACAGGGTATACTGTTGTTATTGATTCCCGGGCAGTGGTTACCAGGTTTCACAGGGACTCTCAAAAAGAAAATATAAAATTATCTGTTTTTGCCGATGAGTTCCCTGAGTTCTGGAAAATAATCAAAACCTGTCTGAACGGCAGGTACACCAGCGGGTATTACAAATGGAAAGGCGCTGACTCCAAGCTGCGGCATAAGTTCATGTATATTGTTCCCCTGGGGCGTCAAACGGCCGATGGAGTTCTACTCAGTGTTGCGGCCACGGCATATGTTGATGAATTTACACGGTCAATCCAGGCTACCCGTGATATTTTCAGTGGAACCACTCATCTTTTGATGCTCACCTCAAAAAATCTCATTCAGTCCATGAGAAGTATGGGTTTTTTATTCATGGGGATATCTATTGTGCTGCTTCTGGGGATGGCAATAGTGAGTGGAATGTATTTTTCCCGGGCGGTCAGAAAACTCAGAAATGCGACAAAAAAGGTTAACCAGGGAGACTTTTCAATACGTCTTCAGGCGGGGATGACCGGGGAGATGGATGATCTGACAGAAGATTTTAACAGGATGGTACAGAATCTTGCCATAACAACCGTCAAAAAGGAACAACTTGAAAGAAAGGAATCGGAACTCCATGCCCTCAACAAGAATCTCCAGCAGGAAATAAGTGATCGAAAGCATGCAGAGGAAAAGCTTCGTCATTATCAGGACAGCCTGGAAACACTGGTCTCAAAGAGAACTGAAGAGTTGGTCTGCACCAACGAACGGTTGGTCAGCGAGGTGGAGGAAAGAAAACAGGCTGTTGAAGCCCTCCATAAGAATGAACAGAGGATGAAGGCTATTCTGAGGGCCTCTCCTGTCGGTATCGGTCTGCTGGTTAATCGGAAATTTATCTGGATCAATGAAATGATGGTGCAGCTTACCGGACATGAAAAAGAGTTTCTTGTTGGTAAGGATATCAGTCTCTTGTACCAGAAGCAGGAACAGTACGAACAGGTGGGCAGGGAGTTTTACGGCAGAGTGTTCCAGGGTGAAATCGGAGAGACGGTGGTCTGCTGGGTTCGAAAAAACAGTGTGGTTTTTGACTGTAGTATCAGGGGATATCCCCTTGATCCCGAGGATCTCAGCCAGGGAATTATTATTGCAGTTGCTGATATTTCCGAGGCAAAAAAGCTTGAGGAGAAACTGCGTCAGGCCCAGAAAATGGAAGCTATCGGAACCCTTGCTGGAGGTGTTGCCCATGACCTGAATAATATTCTTTCGTCCATTGTCAGTTATCCTGAATATATTCTCCTGGATCTTCCAAAGGATAGTCCGATCAGAAAACCTCTGAATACTATTCTCAAGTCCGGAAAGCAGGCTGTTGCCATAGTTCAGGATTTACTGACGATGGCACGCAGGGGTGTTGCCATTGCCGAGGTACTGAATATCAACACAATTATCAGAAATCAATTGCAGAGCTCGGAATATTGTCAGTTCAAACGATATCATTCCAGGGTGGATGTAGTCTGCAGATTTGACGGAAACCTAGCCAATATCAAAGGTTCCGAGGCCCATCTGGCAAAGGCCGTTATGAATATGATCAACAACAGCGCGGAAGCGATGCCCGAAGGAGGGACAATTACACTTGTCACAGAGAATGTGGTGCTCCACAGCCCGTTGAAAGGGTATGAGGTTATAGAAAAAGGCCACTATGTAAAGGTTACAATCGAAGATGAAGGTGTTGGTATCAGCGATGAAGAACTGCTGCGGATTTTTGAACCGTTCTATTCAAATAAGAAGCTGGGGCGGAGCGGCAGTGGCCTGGGAATGGCCGTTGTCTGGGGAACGGTAAAGGATCACAGGGGTTTTTTTGATATTGAAAGCATTCAGGGGAAAGGTACGGTTTTCACATTATATTTACCGGTGACAGACGAAGAGATCAGTGAAACACTACCCCCCTTGTCCATAGACAGATACCAGGGAAATGGAGAACGTATTCTCGTGGTTGATGATTCCGATTCCCAGAGAGAAATAGCGGAACATCTTCTGGAGCGGTTGGATTTCAGGGTTGCACTTGCGGCCTCGGGTGAGGAAGGGGTTCGCTACCTGAAAGATAATCCGGTGGACCTGGTTGTTCTGGATATGATCATGGAGGGTATGGATGGTCTCGAGACCTACCGGCAGATGTCTGCATTTAAACCGGATATAAAGGTTGTCATTACAAGTGGATTTTCCGAGAATAAACGGGTTCGGGAACTGCAGAAACTGAGTGGATGTCAGTATATCAAGAAACCGTATTCCCTGGAACAAATCGGGATGGCCATCAAACGTGCGCTTTCAGGATATGTGGCACAACGGGTCAACAAGAATACTTGA
- a CDS encoding ABC transporter substrate-binding protein — protein sequence MGIVFLMEGKWKNCYYLFFFLLFSVLLFGCREKLPKYHIGVLQWTEKVYPYRLTYQGVIDGLHDLGFQESVNLTIDYRNVEQDRKLAYEISQDFVKDNVDLIVALGTGSSLAAIRATDHTPIPVVFSIVGSPETTGIIDSFSEAGGNITGVSMKVPVQEQFQKIHKILPRLKRLGILYCTEMPQAVATGMEAAGTAEKFGWTSAVQTVSQKALPFLRKQVEMLARKMDAIYIPTDPVLGTAENLDLVIRVADEHGIPVFGVAEEFVKRGVLAAYHCDYYEIGRQAAGPIVRIFKGVNARDIPSQKPIIKKWSLNLRKADQLGINIDRALIMTVDNLIN from the coding sequence ATGGGAATTGTTTTCCTGATGGAAGGGAAGTGGAAAAACTGCTACTACCTGTTTTTCTTTCTTCTGTTTTCTGTTCTGCTTTTCGGTTGCAGGGAGAAGCTGCCAAAATACCATATTGGTGTCCTGCAATGGACAGAAAAAGTGTATCCATACCGTTTGACATACCAGGGTGTCATTGACGGGCTTCATGATCTTGGTTTCCAGGAATCTGTTAACCTGACAATTGATTATCGAAATGTTGAGCAGGACAGAAAACTTGCCTACGAAATATCGCAGGATTTTGTAAAAGACAACGTTGATCTGATTGTAGCCCTTGGTACTGGCAGCAGTCTTGCCGCGATCAGGGCAACAGACCATACACCGATTCCTGTTGTTTTCTCCATAGTTGGTTCTCCTGAAACCACCGGAATAATAGACAGTTTTTCTGAAGCAGGAGGCAATATAACCGGTGTCAGTATGAAAGTGCCGGTTCAAGAGCAGTTTCAGAAAATTCATAAGATTCTTCCCCGTTTGAAAAGACTGGGAATCCTTTACTGTACTGAAATGCCCCAGGCGGTAGCAACAGGAATGGAGGCTGCCGGGACTGCTGAAAAATTTGGTTGGACCAGTGCTGTTCAAACAGTTTCCCAAAAAGCATTACCATTTCTCCGCAAACAGGTTGAAATGCTTGCCAGGAAAATGGATGCCATTTATATTCCTACTGATCCGGTTCTGGGGACTGCAGAAAATCTTGATCTTGTCATTCGTGTGGCCGATGAACACGGGATACCTGTTTTCGGTGTAGCTGAAGAATTTGTAAAGCGGGGTGTCCTCGCCGCATACCATTGTGATTATTATGAAATAGGGCGGCAGGCTGCTGGACCCATTGTCCGGATATTCAAAGGAGTGAATGCCCGGGATATTCCATCACAAAAACCGATTATCAAAAAATGGTCTCTGAATCTTAGAAAAGCCGATCAGTTGGGAATAAATATTGACCGGGCCCTTATCATGACAGTCGATAACCTGATTAACTGA
- a CDS encoding mechanosensitive ion channel family protein: protein MPLAEKWEILSLRCIRTIGVLIWMVFFIRLATLLLKRIAGLSNKYSFIQHRTVTLFDNLAKVIIFGAATYAVFVIWDINMTAWLASAGVAGIAIGFAAKDTLSNLFAGVFILADAPYKVGDYIVLDKGDRGKVTNIGLRSTRILTRDDVEITVPNSIIGNTTITNQSGGPHEKLRVRLKVGVAYGSDIDKVRTILMQIADKDRQVCKFPPPRVRFRLFGTSSLDFELLFWVNHPEERGRVLDALNTKVYQKFTEESIEIPYSKQDIYIKGLPEALSKINTR from the coding sequence ATGCCCCTGGCGGAAAAATGGGAAATCCTTTCTCTTCGATGCATCCGGACAATCGGTGTTCTGATATGGATGGTGTTTTTTATCAGGCTGGCCACCCTGCTGCTCAAGAGAATTGCCGGCCTGTCAAATAAATACTCATTTATCCAGCACCGTACGGTCACCCTCTTTGACAACCTGGCAAAGGTCATTATTTTCGGAGCTGCAACCTATGCTGTCTTTGTCATCTGGGATATCAACATGACCGCCTGGCTGGCGTCTGCCGGGGTGGCCGGTATTGCCATTGGCTTTGCCGCCAAAGATACACTCTCAAATCTTTTTGCCGGGGTCTTTATTCTTGCTGACGCACCCTACAAAGTGGGGGACTATATTGTACTCGACAAGGGTGACCGGGGAAAGGTTACCAATATCGGCCTGCGCAGTACACGCATACTTACCCGGGATGATGTAGAGATTACCGTCCCCAACTCCATCATCGGCAATACAACCATCACTAACCAGTCAGGCGGGCCCCACGAAAAACTGCGTGTCAGGTTGAAGGTTGGAGTGGCTTATGGGTCCGATATTGACAAGGTCAGAACAATTCTCATGCAGATTGCCGACAAGGACCGACAGGTGTGTAAATTCCCACCTCCCCGTGTTCGATTCAGGCTGTTTGGCACCTCCAGCCTCGATTTTGAGCTGCTTTTCTGGGTCAACCATCCTGAAGAAAGGGGAAGGGTTTTAGATGCGCTCAACACAAAAGTCTACCAGAAATTTACGGAAGAGAGTATTGAGATACCGTATTCAAAACAGGACATCTATATAAAAGGACTCCCTGAAGCTCTGTCAAAAATAAACACCAGGTAA
- a CDS encoding mechanosensitive ion channel family protein, which produces MKSEQYIQYFNIAKDWIVTNGPNVLIALVIFIIGRILAKWLAAIARKAMLKAGIEQTLVRFLNKLIYYVLLAAVVIAAADQVGIKTTSFIAILGAAGLAVGLALKDSLANFASGVMLILFQPFKVGDAISTAGVTGKVFQIDIFSTIIMTPDNQKVIIPNSSITSGVITNITAEPTRRIDLTIGIGYDDDITQAKKVLKSLVDADSRILKDPAPSIGVVELADSSVNLIVRPWVKTGDYWDVRLDLTEKIKLTFDKEGISFPYPSRKSICARWSGKAEFVSHNSCRRDRNNSGKPVALPLNR; this is translated from the coding sequence ATGAAAAGTGAACAATATATACAATATTTCAACATTGCCAAAGATTGGATTGTCACAAACGGACCAAATGTCCTTATCGCTCTGGTCATTTTCATTATCGGTCGGATTCTTGCGAAATGGCTCGCCGCCATTGCCAGAAAAGCCATGCTCAAAGCAGGAATCGAACAGACCCTTGTCCGCTTTCTCAACAAACTTATCTACTATGTTCTGCTGGCTGCCGTGGTGATAGCCGCAGCAGACCAGGTGGGAATAAAGACTACTTCTTTTATTGCCATTCTGGGAGCCGCAGGTCTTGCCGTAGGACTTGCCCTGAAAGATTCCCTGGCAAACTTTGCCTCGGGAGTGATGCTGATCCTCTTTCAGCCGTTCAAGGTAGGAGATGCCATCAGTACCGCAGGAGTCACAGGCAAGGTCTTTCAGATCGATATTTTTTCTACAATTATCATGACTCCCGATAATCAAAAAGTCATTATTCCGAACTCATCCATTACAAGTGGTGTTATCACCAATATTACGGCTGAACCAACCCGAAGAATCGACCTGACAATTGGAATCGGCTACGATGACGATATCACTCAAGCCAAAAAAGTCCTGAAAAGCCTGGTAGACGCGGATTCAAGAATCCTGAAGGATCCGGCTCCGTCCATTGGTGTGGTTGAACTTGCCGACTCCAGTGTCAACCTGATTGTCCGACCGTGGGTAAAGACAGGTGATTACTGGGATGTACGACTGGATCTGACGGAAAAAATAAAACTCACTTTTGATAAAGAAGGCATCTCTTTTCCGTACCCCAGCAGGAAGTCCATATGCGCCAGGTGGAGCGGTAAGGCAGAATTTGTCAGCCACAACTCCTGTCGGCGGGATAGAAATAACAGTGGAAAGCCTGTCGCGCTGCCACTGAACCGATAA
- a CDS encoding cache domain-containing protein, with amino-acid sequence MQFNIRTKLFISYSSIFLLILIAAGMGVYSFVRLTIEKNIESELQQSTNILLNLVETAAEVSLKNYLRATAEKNLEITEFFHQRTLKGELTEEEAKNQVAEIFLHQHIGESGYIYAIDSGGVLQIHPQPSLVGVNISQYNFVTVQKKKKTGYLVYDWQNPGEKHKRGKALYMAYFAPWDWIISVSTYRSEFRQLVKLEDFRKKILAVSFGKTGYSYVMDLKGNLIVHPKLEGRNILGEKNAKGRYFIQEICERKKGKIIYPWQNPGDSTAREKLVIFNFIPQFQWIVASSSYLDEFFAP; translated from the coding sequence GTGCAATTCAATATACGGACAAAACTTTTTATAAGCTACTCCTCCATCTTCCTACTCATCCTGATTGCTGCCGGAATGGGTGTCTACTCCTTTGTCCGCCTGACAATTGAGAAAAATATTGAAAGTGAACTCCAGCAATCCACTAATATTCTTCTCAATCTGGTGGAAACGGCAGCAGAAGTCTCCCTGAAGAATTACCTCCGCGCCACAGCAGAAAAAAACCTTGAAATTACCGAATTCTTCCATCAACGAACCCTGAAAGGAGAATTGACGGAAGAGGAAGCAAAAAACCAGGTGGCCGAAATTTTCCTCCATCAGCATATTGGTGAATCTGGCTATATCTATGCCATTGACAGTGGGGGCGTACTTCAGATCCACCCACAGCCGTCTCTTGTAGGTGTCAATATTTCCCAGTACAATTTTGTCACTGTCCAGAAGAAAAAGAAAACCGGCTATCTTGTCTATGACTGGCAGAACCCCGGCGAAAAACACAAACGGGGAAAAGCTCTTTATATGGCCTATTTTGCCCCATGGGACTGGATTATCTCTGTTTCCACATATCGCAGTGAATTCAGGCAACTCGTCAAACTGGAAGATTTCAGAAAAAAAATTCTCGCTGTCAGCTTTGGCAAGACCGGTTACAGCTATGTCATGGATCTCAAAGGAAATCTGATTGTCCACCCCAAGCTTGAAGGACGTAACATACTGGGGGAAAAAAACGCCAAAGGTCGATATTTCATCCAGGAAATCTGTGAAAGGAAAAAGGGAAAGATTATTTATCCGTGGCAGAACCCCGGAGACTCGACTGCCAGGGAAAAACTCGTTATTTTCAATTTTATTCCCCAGTTCCAATGGATTGTTGCATCATCGAGTTATCTTGATGAATTTTTTGCCCCCTGA
- a CDS encoding HAMP domain-containing protein, with protein MNFLPPDNHQKIHAVGHGRRPVPPAASHTGDQPDNNRPLQELMASFAKPPDGDFTTRITKPYSGEIGKLASYFNQFMERLENYSNKLKKEIRVRAHAQKALRQSEEMFSKAFNLSPISILILSYPGEK; from the coding sequence ATGAATTTTTTGCCCCCTGACAACCATCAGAAAATTCATGCTGTGGGCCATGGCCGCCGCCCTGTTCCTCCTGCTGCCTCTCACACTGGTGATCAGCCGGACAATAACCGCCCCCTTCAGGAACTGATGGCCTCCTTCGCCAAACCGCCGGATGGTGATTTTACCACGAGAATCACAAAGCCATACAGCGGAGAAATAGGAAAGCTTGCCTCTTATTTCAACCAGTTCATGGAAAGGCTTGAAAATTACAGCAATAAACTGAAAAAGGAGATCCGGGTCAGGGCTCATGCCCAGAAAGCACTCAGACAGTCCGAGGAGATGTTTTCCAAGGCGTTCAATCTCAGCCCGATTTCCATTCTGATACTGAGCTATCCCGGGGAAAAATAA